A window of Ignavibacteriales bacterium contains these coding sequences:
- a CDS encoding HlyD family secretion protein, translated as MSDNDKIKNNTKEEFEQEIESVPLYKKKSAWIGFLFILLVLAIGVYWFIGNLGSISTDDAFVDGNRLNVSPKILGRVVKLYADERDSVKAEQLIAELDSTDLIARLNQTKAVLNNAQASIDLAKVNVEKAQIDFDRAKAQYKDNVIPKAEFDNAQKRLEAAQAEYKIAQSRIVTAQSDMKVIESNLENTKLYSTIDGVVAKRWILEGDIVQPGQPIFTIYDMKNIWVTAELEETKIHDIQLNDDVEINVDAYPNQKFSGKVYQIGTSTSAQFSLIPPSNASGNFTKVTQRIPVKISIKPENANDLIKFGLLPGMSVEVKIKEKKND; from the coding sequence ATGTCTGATAATGACAAAATAAAAAATAATACCAAGGAAGAATTTGAGCAGGAAATTGAGTCCGTTCCACTTTATAAAAAGAAAAGCGCTTGGATTGGATTTTTGTTTATCCTGCTTGTGCTTGCAATCGGAGTTTACTGGTTCATCGGAAATCTTGGATCAATTTCCACAGATGATGCGTTTGTTGACGGGAATAGATTAAATGTAAGTCCCAAAATATTAGGCAGAGTTGTAAAGCTTTATGCTGATGAACGTGACAGCGTTAAAGCCGAACAATTAATTGCGGAACTTGATTCAACCGACTTGATCGCCCGACTAAATCAAACGAAAGCTGTTTTGAACAATGCACAGGCGAGTATCGATCTTGCAAAAGTGAATGTCGAGAAAGCGCAGATTGATTTTGATAGAGCGAAAGCGCAGTACAAAGATAATGTGATTCCCAAAGCTGAGTTTGATAATGCGCAGAAAAGATTGGAAGCCGCGCAGGCGGAATATAAAATCGCACAAAGCCGTATTGTTACTGCTCAATCGGATATGAAAGTGATCGAATCAAATCTTGAAAACACAAAATTATATTCTACTATCGACGGTGTTGTTGCCAAGAGATGGATTCTTGAAGGCGATATAGTTCAGCCTGGACAGCCCATCTTTACAATTTACGATATGAAAAATATTTGGGTAACAGCCGAGCTTGAAGAGACAAAAATTCACGATATTCAATTGAACGATGATGTTGAAATAAATGTAGATGCTTATCCAAATCAAAAATTCTCCGGAAAAGTTTATCAGATTGGAACAAGCACATCCGCACAATTTTCTTTGATTCCTCCTTCGAATGCATCGGGTAACTTTACAAAAGTTACACAGAGAATTCCTGTTAAGATTTCCATCAAACCGGAAAATGCGAACGACCTGATAAAATTTGGATTGCTGCCGGGCATGTCTGTTGAAGTGAAGATAAAGGAAAAGAAGAATGATTAA
- a CDS encoding TetR/AcrR family transcriptional regulator: protein MTEQLPKEKQKTIIDAARKLFAHYGFSKVTMEEIAADIEMGKASLYYYFPTKESLFYAVLTQEQNEFIKEMEEILADKLSASEKLIEFVNKRLVYFQRFLNLGTLSFHTFMDTKSFYKKFFMDFEKKELGLINRIISEGKTNGEFDKKLHRKTGTVLLHILHGLRIRTLRIIKELKTSDETIHGLQSEMNIAIKIFIKGISK, encoded by the coding sequence ATGACGGAACAGCTTCCAAAAGAGAAACAAAAAACAATAATTGATGCCGCGCGCAAACTGTTCGCTCACTACGGTTTTTCAAAAGTTACAATGGAAGAGATTGCCGCCGATATCGAGATGGGCAAAGCTTCTCTCTATTATTATTTTCCTACTAAAGAAAGCTTATTCTACGCAGTTCTAACCCAGGAACAGAATGAGTTTATTAAAGAGATGGAAGAAATTCTTGCCGATAAACTTTCTGCCAGCGAAAAATTGATTGAGTTTGTAAACAAAAGGCTTGTTTACTTTCAGCGCTTTCTTAATCTCGGCACGCTCAGCTTTCATACATTCATGGATACAAAATCATTCTACAAAAAATTCTTTATGGATTTCGAAAAGAAAGAACTGGGTTTAATAAACCGGATAATATCGGAAGGAAAAACTAACGGTGAGTTCGACAAAAAACTTCATCGGAAAACCGGAACAGTCCTTCTCCATATTCTTCACGGGCTGCGTATTCGTACGCTTAGAATTATTAAAGAACTAAAGACGAGTGACGAGACAATTCATGGGCTGCAATCGGAAATGAACATCGCTATTAAAATTTTCATTAAAGGAATTTCAAAATAA